The genomic stretch AAGCGCAGGTCGACGTGGCGCAGCACCTCGCTCTCGCCGAAGCGCTTGGACAGGCCCGTGACCGTGACCGCGTCGCCCACCAGGAGTCATGAGCGCTCCAGCTTCGCCTCGAGGCGGCGTGAGAGGCGCGCGAGCGGATAGCTCATCGCCAGGTAGAGCGCGGCGCAGAGCGCGCCCGGCAGCGCCCAGCTGCGCACGTCCACCGCGGTGATCTGCATGTGCTTGGTGAGCTCCACCACCGTGATGACCGAGACCAGCGAGCTGTCCTTGAGCAGCGCGATGAAGTCGTTGGTGACGCCCGGCAGCGCCACGCGCAGGGCCTGCGGCAGCATGATGCGGCGCAGCAAGAGGGGCGTGCTCATGCCCAGCACCTGGGCCGCCTCCAGCTGCCCCGGTGGCACGGCCTTGAAGCCCGCCCGGTAGTTCTCGGACTCGTAGGCCGCGTAGTTCAGCCCGAGGCCCAGGATGGCGGCGACCAGCGCGTCGTACTCGGTGCCGAACGTGAAATCCATGCGCGCCCGCGCGAACGGCATGATGCCGAAGTACAGCAGATAGAGCTGGAGCAACACCGGCGTGCCGCGGAACAGCTCCACGTAGGCGGACGCCAGCAGCTGGAGAGGGCGCCGCCCATACAGCCGCAGCAGCGCCAGCCACAGCCCCAGCACGATGGCGATCAGCATGGACGCCGTGGACACCCCGATGGTCACGAGCGCCCCCTGCAGGAAGAGCTTCACATGGTGCACGGAGAACGTGATCTGCGAGCGCGTGTGCAGCAGCTCCCGCGTGTCCTCGTCCGTCCAGGTGCGCAGCGCCTCTTGGCGCTCGTTGGCCAGCTGGTAGCGCGTCAGGATCTCGCGGAGCTGACCGCGCGCCGCGATGGCCTCGAGCGCGTCGTCGATGGCGTCGCACAGGTCGCGCTCGGAGCGCCGGCACGCTCCCGCGTAGTAGCCCTCGTCCACGTCCTGCACCACGTGCAGCGCCTGCCGCGTGGTCCCGTAGCGCGCCACGATCACGTCATCGAGCAGCACGCCGTCGAGGCGCCCCTGCTCGAGGTCGGCGTAGGGCTCGTCGTTGCCTTCGTAGGGCACGATGGTCACGCCGCTGTCGCGCAGGAGGTCGTAGGAGAACGAGCTCGAGAGCGTGCCCACGCGCCTGCCGCGCAGGTCCGACAGGGAGCGCGCCGTGTCGTCGCTGCGGCGCGTCACCAGCTGCGCCGAGAAGATGTAGTAGGGCCGCGTCATGGCGATGCTGCCCGCGCGAGCTGGCGTCACCTCGAGGCC from Sandaracinaceae bacterium encodes the following:
- a CDS encoding ABC transporter permease subunit (The N-terminal region of this protein, as described by TIGR01726, is a three transmembrane segment that identifies a subfamily of ABC transporter permease subunits, which specificities that include histidine, arginine, glutamine, glutamate, L-cystine (sic), the opines (in Agrobacterium) octopine and nopaline, etc.), which encodes MRIGLSCVLGCLLASCGTSAPPSGLARVQAAGELRWGADLQGGDPYVFEDPSAPGGISGFEFELANAIAQELGVRARFVQQDWTNLVPALERGTFDLALNGLEVTPARAGSIAMTRPYYIFSAQLVTRRSDDTARSLSDLRGRRVGTLSSSFSYDLLRDSGVTIVPYEGNDEPYADLEQGRLDGVLLDDVIVARYGTTRQALHVVQDVDEGYYAGACRRSERDLCDAIDDALEAIAARGQLREILTRYQLANERQEALRTWTDEDTRELLHTRSQITFSVHHVKLFLQGALVTIGVSTASMLIAIVLGLWLALLRLYGRRPLQLLASAYVELFRGTPVLLQLYLLYFGIMPFARARMDFTFGTEYDALVAAILGLGLNYAAYESENYRAGFKAVPPGQLEAAQVLGMSTPLLLRRIMLPQALRVALPGVTNDFIALLKDSSLVSVITVVELTKHMQITAVDVRSWALPGALCAALYLAMSYPLARLSRRLEAKLERS